A single Campylobacter concisus DNA region contains:
- a CDS encoding NAD(P)/FAD-dependent oxidoreductase, with protein MVNVYDLIVVGGGPCGIASVVEAKRNGLNNVLLLEKGDNHSQTIRKFYKDNKRVDKEYKGQDSTIHGVVSFEDGTKESTLDYFDRLLDTEKIEAFFNSEVESVKKDGEIFKVTTSKAVYEAKNVMISIGKMGRPNKPDYKIPPSLNAVVNFNLDSCTNGEKVLVVGGGNSAVEYAIELCQYNKTTIAYRKDNFSRVNETNLSALWELEKHGKIKVRLNHDIKEIDNESGKVRVHYENGKIRVYDRVVYAIGGSSPVDFLQKCQIKIDEKGTPIVDSNYQSSVPGLYVGGDIVLKNGGSIVVALNHAHHVIKDILKGKV; from the coding sequence ATGGTAAATGTTTATGACTTAATCGTTGTTGGTGGCGGACCTTGTGGAATTGCTAGCGTAGTTGAGGCAAAAAGAAATGGCTTAAATAATGTTTTGCTTCTTGAAAAAGGCGATAATCACAGCCAAACGATCAGAAAATTTTATAAAGATAATAAACGTGTAGATAAAGAGTATAAAGGGCAAGATAGCACGATACATGGCGTAGTTTCATTTGAGGATGGTACGAAAGAGAGCACGCTTGATTATTTTGATAGGCTGCTTGATACTGAAAAGATTGAAGCTTTTTTTAACTCTGAAGTAGAGAGCGTGAAAAAAGATGGAGAAATTTTTAAAGTAACTACCTCAAAAGCCGTCTATGAAGCTAAAAATGTGATGATATCAATTGGCAAAATGGGACGACCAAATAAGCCTGATTATAAAATCCCACCTTCACTAAACGCGGTTGTAAATTTTAACCTTGATAGCTGTACAAACGGCGAAAAGGTGCTTGTCGTAGGTGGCGGAAACTCAGCAGTTGAGTATGCGATCGAGCTTTGCCAATACAATAAAACCACAATCGCTTATAGAAAAGATAATTTTAGCCGCGTAAATGAGACAAATTTAAGCGCACTTTGGGAGCTAGAAAAGCACGGCAAGATAAAAGTTAGGCTAAATCACGATATAAAAGAGATAGATAACGAATCAGGCAAAGTTAGAGTGCATTACGAAAATGGCAAAATTCGCGTTTATGATAGAGTTGTTTATGCCATAGGCGGCTCAAGTCCGGTTGATTTTTTACAAAAATGTCAGATAAAAATCGATGAAAAAGGCACTCCAATAGTTGATAGCAACTACCAAAGTAGCGTGCCAGGACTTTATGTGGGCGGTGACATCGTGCTAAAAAATGGTGGCTCAATAGTCGTTGCTCTAAATCACGCTCATCACGTCATAAAAGACAT